Proteins encoded together in one Paenibacillus sp. J23TS9 window:
- the phnX gene encoding phosphonoacetaldehyde hydrolase → MNKIEGVILDWAGTAVDFGCFAPVNVFVDIFNHAGIEVTMEEARGPMGMLKIDHIRAMLSMPRVSALWEDKYGRSFNEQDVERLYAEFEPALMASLSEYTDPIPGVIQTVEALRAKGLKFGSTTGYTSSMMEVVVSNAREKGYSPDYLVTPDDTHSLGRPYPYMIYRNMEQLKLSASWKVVKVGDTTSDVKEGVQAGVWSVGVVIGSSEMGLSQEGYDSLSDSEKEAAITKTKQTFMQHGADFTINTMNELPQLIESINGMLAEGKRPGCVK, encoded by the coding sequence ATGAACAAAATCGAAGGCGTTATTCTGGACTGGGCTGGCACAGCGGTAGATTTTGGATGTTTTGCACCGGTCAATGTATTCGTGGATATATTCAACCATGCCGGCATTGAAGTGACTATGGAAGAAGCAAGAGGTCCGATGGGCATGCTGAAGATCGACCATATCCGTGCGATGCTGTCCATGCCGAGAGTGTCCGCGCTATGGGAAGACAAGTACGGCAGATCCTTCAATGAACAAGATGTTGAACGGCTGTATGCCGAATTCGAGCCTGCGCTGATGGCATCCTTATCCGAATATACAGATCCGATTCCTGGCGTGATCCAGACGGTTGAAGCACTCCGGGCGAAGGGTCTGAAGTTTGGCTCAACGACGGGCTATACCAGCTCCATGATGGAGGTGGTTGTATCGAACGCCCGGGAAAAGGGCTACAGTCCGGATTATTTGGTAACACCGGATGATACGCACTCACTTGGCAGACCCTATCCTTATATGATCTACCGCAATATGGAGCAGCTGAAGCTGTCCGCATCCTGGAAGGTCGTCAAGGTTGGCGATACCACTTCGGATGTAAAAGAGGGCGTGCAGGCAGGCGTATGGTCGGTTGGCGTCGTGATCGGGAGCTCGGAAATGGGGCTGAGCCAAGAGGGGTACGATAGCCTATCCGATTCCGAAAAAGAAGCGGCAATCACGAAAACAAAACAGACTTTTATGCAGCACGGGGCTGATTTTACGATCAATACCATGAACGAGCTTCCACAGTTAATTGAGAGCATTAACGGGATGCTGGCTGAAGGCAAGAGACCTGGCTGTGTGAAATAA
- the phnW gene encoding 2-aminoethylphosphonate--pyruvate transaminase codes for MKTYKLLTPGPLTTTSTVKEVMLFDRCTWDDEYKSVTQKIRSELLTFAGANPDEYTAVLMQGSGTFAVESVMTSAISDNDKVLIITNGAYGERIIQMAEYIGLNYTEYRVNYDEHPEEAKLRALLAADPELTHIAMVHCETTTGILNPLDMVARLSKEYGKTLIIDAMSSFGGIEIDVAGLGIDYLISSANKCIQGVPGFGFVIAKLDKLTACQGISRSLSLDLYDQWKGMDKDGKWRFTSPTHVVAAFAKAIDELVEEGGVPARFARYQQNNRLLREKLASIGIHAYISEEKQSPIITTFLFPSESFSFGDFYAYVKERGYVIYPGKLTDVDTFRIGNIGEIYVEDIEQLCDIIGEYLGGIGQ; via the coding sequence ATGAAAACATACAAGCTATTAACACCAGGACCGCTGACCACGACAAGCACCGTGAAGGAAGTTATGCTGTTTGACCGCTGCACATGGGATGATGAATATAAATCCGTTACGCAAAAGATCAGATCCGAGCTGCTGACGTTTGCAGGTGCCAACCCGGATGAGTATACGGCCGTGCTGATGCAGGGCAGTGGAACGTTCGCGGTGGAATCGGTCATGACCTCTGCCATCTCTGACAATGATAAGGTATTGATTATCACCAATGGCGCATACGGTGAGCGGATCATCCAGATGGCGGAATATATCGGCCTGAACTATACGGAATACCGTGTAAACTATGACGAACATCCGGAGGAAGCGAAACTTAGAGCCCTGCTGGCAGCAGATCCGGAGCTTACGCATATTGCGATGGTTCATTGCGAGACGACGACAGGCATTTTGAATCCGCTGGATATGGTTGCGAGACTGTCCAAGGAATATGGAAAAACACTGATTATTGATGCAATGAGCAGCTTTGGCGGCATCGAGATTGATGTGGCGGGACTTGGAATCGACTATCTGATCAGCAGTGCGAATAAATGCATTCAAGGCGTTCCAGGATTCGGATTTGTAATTGCCAAGCTCGACAAGCTAACCGCCTGCCAAGGGATCTCACGCAGCCTGTCCCTGGATTTGTACGACCAGTGGAAGGGCATGGACAAGGACGGAAAATGGCGTTTTACCTCTCCGACCCATGTCGTCGCCGCATTTGCCAAGGCGATTGATGAGCTGGTGGAGGAAGGCGGCGTTCCCGCAAGATTTGCCCGCTATCAGCAGAACAATCGGCTGCTCCGGGAGAAGCTGGCGAGTATCGGCATTCATGCCTATATTTCAGAAGAAAAGCAGTCTCCGATCATTACAACCTTCCTGTTCCCGAGTGAAAGCTTCAGCTTCGGAGATTTCTACGCTTACGTGAAGGAAAGGGGCTACGTGATCTATCCGGGTAAACTGACGGACGTGGATACCTTCCGCATCGGCAATATCGGGGAAATCTATGTGGAAGACATCGAGCAATTATGTGATATCATCGGAGAATACTTGGGGGGAATTGGACAATGA
- a CDS encoding extracellular solute-binding protein, giving the protein MSKTIKGMLLTLFAISLVIAMTGCSSSKAEEAKKVVIYTNGDEEAVASMETALKNAGYDGKYVLQSQGTSELGGKLMAEGGKIEAELITMSSYFIESSQSKYPMYKDLTFTTDALDSYPSYYTPILANTGSIFVNTEVLKQKGLPMPTSIKDLTKPEFKGLVSIPNIMDSSTGWLLVQAIISHYGKEEGKTVLHDLIANVGPHLESSGSGPIKKVEAGEVAAGFGLRHQAVKAKASGAPIDYVDPAEGNFSLTESVAVVDKKNATTDLAMKMAETIIKDARKDLITNYPVALYKGETVEDVNKPAKSMKFAEPLTVELLKEHQDFFNAAK; this is encoded by the coding sequence ATGTCCAAAACGATTAAAGGAATGCTGCTCACATTATTCGCGATCAGTCTGGTTATTGCAATGACAGGATGCAGCAGCAGCAAGGCGGAGGAAGCGAAGAAGGTTGTCATTTACACGAATGGCGATGAAGAAGCAGTCGCTTCCATGGAGACAGCACTGAAAAACGCCGGCTATGATGGCAAATACGTGCTTCAATCACAGGGTACCTCCGAGCTGGGCGGCAAGCTCATGGCAGAGGGCGGCAAAATCGAAGCGGAACTGATCACCATGAGCTCCTATTTTATCGAAAGCTCGCAAAGCAAGTACCCCATGTATAAAGACCTTACGTTTACAACAGATGCACTGGATTCTTATCCATCCTACTATACGCCGATTTTGGCCAATACAGGTTCGATCTTCGTCAATACGGAAGTGCTGAAGCAAAAAGGACTACCTATGCCGACATCGATCAAAGACCTGACGAAACCGGAATTTAAAGGCCTGGTATCGATTCCGAACATTATGGACTCTTCTACAGGCTGGCTGCTCGTACAAGCAATTATCAGTCATTACGGCAAAGAAGAAGGAAAAACCGTTCTACATGACCTGATTGCTAACGTCGGTCCGCATCTGGAGAGCTCCGGTTCCGGTCCAATCAAGAAAGTAGAGGCGGGAGAAGTCGCTGCCGGTTTCGGATTGCGTCACCAGGCGGTTAAGGCAAAAGCTTCCGGAGCACCAATTGACTATGTCGACCCAGCCGAAGGGAACTTTTCGCTGACGGAATCCGTGGCTGTGGTGGACAAAAAGAATGCCACGACCGATCTTGCGATGAAAATGGCAGAGACCATCATCAAGGATGCGAGAAAAGATTTGATTACCAACTATCCGGTTGCCCTGTATAAAGGCGAGACCGTCGAAGATGTCAACAAGCCGGCTAAATCCATGAAATTTGCAGAGCCATTGACCGTTGAGCTGCTCAAAGAACATCAGGATTTCTTCAATGCGGCTAAATAA
- a CDS encoding ABC transporter permease subunit, giving the protein MHRVKPEMRIVFTLLLLLFAGFLFLPLIVLLNRSFETDHGFALENYVSIWKDRDLIGATLNSVKVSAVTAVITTVFGFILAYSIHCTKIYRPIKGVLKTVIIVPMLLPTITYGFAIMYSFGNQGLITKIIGRNLFEIYGFNGLLMGYVIYTLPPAFLLIHNAFGFIDKKFIIVSKLMGDGTVRSFSNTILRPLAGALGGAFVLSFILSFTDFGIPASVGGTYSVIAAQLYQVMLGSIPDFNQGAVIAVLMLVPAVFGIWLLQYLEKLNFHYDKVTDTELPRHRVRDTGFGMVSSVIVLGMLSVFAVMFIAPLLNSFPYDLTFTFKHVINVFQSSDLTGVYKNSLWVALLTSLFGTLIAYGSALLNVRTSLRARSTTDIISMMTNTVPGMVLGISYLLLFNASSLKSTFTIIILCNIVHLFTTPYLMAKNSLSKMNPSWETTGELLGDSWFKTICRVILPNSASTVIEMFSYYFINSMVTISGIIFLVSAQTSVVASKIKELQHFAKFNEIFVLSLLIFFTNLLIKAVCDFLQRRRAVRR; this is encoded by the coding sequence ATGCATAGAGTCAAGCCTGAAATGCGTATTGTGTTCACCTTGCTTCTGCTGCTGTTCGCCGGATTTCTATTCCTGCCGCTTATTGTTCTGCTCAATCGTTCGTTCGAGACAGACCACGGCTTCGCGCTTGAGAACTATGTGTCGATCTGGAAGGATCGGGATTTGATCGGGGCTACACTGAACAGTGTAAAGGTATCCGCGGTTACCGCGGTCATCACAACGGTGTTCGGGTTTATCCTGGCCTACTCCATTCATTGCACGAAAATATACCGCCCGATCAAGGGCGTGCTGAAAACTGTCATTATCGTTCCGATGCTGCTGCCAACGATTACTTACGGCTTCGCCATCATGTATTCATTCGGTAATCAGGGATTGATCACGAAGATTATTGGACGGAACCTGTTCGAAATTTACGGATTTAACGGTCTGTTGATGGGATATGTTATTTACACGCTGCCGCCGGCATTTCTGCTGATCCATAATGCCTTCGGCTTTATCGATAAAAAATTCATCATTGTATCCAAGCTTATGGGCGACGGAACGGTACGGAGCTTCTCGAATACCATCCTGCGTCCGTTAGCGGGTGCTCTCGGCGGAGCGTTCGTCTTGTCCTTTATCTTGAGCTTCACGGACTTCGGGATTCCTGCCTCGGTGGGAGGCACGTATTCTGTGATTGCGGCTCAGCTGTATCAGGTGATGCTCGGCTCCATTCCGGACTTTAATCAAGGCGCAGTCATCGCGGTGCTGATGCTGGTTCCGGCGGTATTCGGAATCTGGCTGCTGCAGTATCTGGAGAAGCTTAATTTTCACTACGACAAGGTGACCGACACCGAGCTTCCAAGACATCGGGTGCGTGATACGGGCTTCGGAATGGTCTCTTCCGTAATCGTTCTAGGTATGCTGTCCGTCTTTGCGGTTATGTTCATTGCACCTCTTCTGAACAGTTTTCCATACGATCTTACCTTTACGTTCAAGCATGTCATTAACGTATTTCAATCCAGTGATTTGACGGGAGTCTATAAAAATTCACTGTGGGTAGCGCTATTAACCTCCCTATTCGGCACACTGATCGCGTATGGATCGGCGCTGCTGAATGTGCGAACATCGCTCAGGGCGAGATCAACGACGGATATCATCTCGATGATGACCAACACCGTGCCAGGCATGGTGCTGGGGATATCGTACCTGCTCCTGTTTAACGCTAGCAGCTTGAAAAGTACGTTTACCATCATTATCCTGTGCAACATCGTGCATCTGTTTACGACACCGTATCTCATGGCCAAAAATTCCCTCTCCAAGATGAATCCATCCTGGGAGACCACGGGAGAGCTGCTCGGTGATAGTTGGTTTAAGACGATCTGCCGGGTGATCCTGCCGAACTCAGCGTCCACGGTGATCGAGATGTTTAGCTATTATTTCATCAATTCCATGGTGACGATCAGCGGGATCATTTTCCTGGTATCGGCGCAGACATCCGTCGTGGCCAGCAAAATCAAAGAGCTCCAGCATTTCGCCAAATTTAACGAGATCTTTGTGCTGTCCCTGCTGATTTTCTTCACCAATTTACTGATAAAGGCAGTATGCGATTTTCTTCAGAGAAGAAGAGCGGTGCGGCGTTGA
- a CDS encoding ABC transporter ATP-binding protein, which translates to MLKLQHISKQFDDKVVLDDINLEIGTGEIVSLLGPSGSGKTTLLNIILGLTEMDLGSIVFNEADITHVPMKRRGFNIVFQDYALFPNLNAYDNIVYGLRNKKGSVSEKEVQEYIDFLELTPHLKKRIGELSGGQKQRVALARTLVTKPKILLLDEPLSALDGVIKESIKQRIQSIAREFKLTTIIVTHDPEEALTLSDKILIINQGKISQFGTPKEIINQPDNEFVEQFIIKQLQIKRQNIYNLFGEMYA; encoded by the coding sequence TTGCTGAAGCTGCAACATATTAGCAAACAATTTGACGATAAAGTGGTTCTTGATGACATCAACCTCGAAATTGGCACGGGCGAGATTGTGTCGCTCCTCGGTCCAAGCGGCAGCGGGAAGACGACACTGCTCAACATTATTCTAGGCCTGACGGAAATGGATCTTGGAAGCATTGTATTTAATGAGGCGGACATAACCCATGTACCGATGAAAAGGCGCGGCTTTAACATTGTTTTTCAGGACTATGCCTTGTTCCCGAATCTAAACGCCTATGACAACATCGTCTATGGCTTGCGTAATAAAAAAGGCTCGGTGAGCGAGAAGGAGGTTCAGGAATATATCGATTTTCTGGAGTTAACACCGCATCTGAAAAAGAGAATCGGCGAGCTATCCGGCGGGCAGAAGCAGCGAGTGGCACTTGCAAGAACGCTGGTAACGAAACCGAAGATCCTTCTGCTCGACGAGCCGCTTAGTGCGCTGGACGGGGTGATCAAGGAGTCGATCAAGCAGCGGATTCAATCGATAGCGAGAGAATTCAAGCTGACGACGATCATTGTCACGCATGATCCCGAGGAGGCTCTGACGCTGTCTGACAAAATACTGATTATCAACCAGGGCAAAATCTCTCAATTCGGCACGCCTAAAGAGATTATTAACCAACCGGACAATGAATTCGTAGAGCAATTTATTATCAAGCAATTACAGATTAAACGGCAGAATATTTATAACTTGTTTGGTGAGATGTATGCATAG
- a CDS encoding DeoR/GlpR family DNA-binding transcription regulator: protein MLPLERQKKILDLLTVKKVLKITELTEELDISIDTLRRDLNLLTSQGKIEKIYGGVKLVDRFGESSMDERMVNHLVEKEQIARKCSEYISDGDCIYIDSGSTTYQIAKYIKHKKKLTVITNSIPVINELMHCEVELIIIGGKIRQDEQSVVAFDYIFNFHELNVRKAFICCSGITIERGISDYNLEEAITRKKMIELSKEVFIAADSTKFGKDVTISIAPLDRIDTIVTDNNVDKSFLPRFKKTNSCLVIADT from the coding sequence ATGCTGCCATTAGAGAGGCAAAAGAAAATTCTCGATCTATTAACAGTCAAAAAAGTACTCAAAATAACAGAACTGACAGAAGAGCTGGATATATCTATCGATACCCTCCGGAGGGATTTAAATCTGCTGACAAGCCAAGGGAAAATCGAGAAAATTTATGGCGGGGTCAAGCTTGTGGACAGGTTCGGAGAGTCCTCCATGGATGAGCGGATGGTCAATCATTTAGTGGAAAAGGAACAGATCGCCCGCAAATGCAGCGAATATATCAGCGATGGTGATTGTATCTATATAGACAGCGGATCGACAACCTATCAGATTGCCAAATATATTAAGCATAAAAAGAAGCTCACCGTCATCACCAATTCCATCCCTGTCATTAATGAGCTCATGCACTGTGAGGTCGAGCTGATCATTATCGGGGGGAAAATCAGACAGGATGAGCAGTCCGTCGTGGCGTTTGATTATATTTTCAATTTTCACGAGCTGAACGTCCGGAAAGCCTTCATCTGCTGCAGCGGCATCACGATCGAAAGAGGAATCTCTGACTACAACCTGGAAGAAGCCATTACGCGCAAAAAAATGATTGAACTCTCCAAAGAGGTGTTCATCGCCGCCGACAGCACCAAATTCGGAAAGGACGTCACGATCTCCATTGCGCCGCTGGATCGCATTGATACGATTGTGACGGATAACAACGTGGACAAGAGCTTCCTTCCCAGGTTCAAAAAAACCAACTCATGCTTAGTTATTGCCGACACTTAA
- the vanT gene encoding serine racemase VanT catalytic subunit has protein sequence MMLTHGLLSRYHSLPTVVMAPIRSNNKKKQYVPVMPSNSSQKEASRDRAWAEINLEHVRHNAAELQWLLPSKSKIMAVVKANAYGHGSIEVARCLNQQGTNHFAVAEIGEGIRLRKQGILGEILILGYTSPELASELAKYRLTQTLVSREYGEALEACNVRLNVHIKIDTGMNRLGEPYQELESIMKCYQFPHLHVTGTFSHLSMSDSLSQAESDFTQLQLQHFDEVISHLKAAKFDPGQVHIQSSYGILNYPEVCYDLVRPGIALYGLLSHEGNEVRSHADLRPVLSLKATVTQVKEVGAHHPVGYGYNFLPSHDIRIATVSIGYADGIPRSLSDHGGYVLIRGQRASIIGSICMDQLTVDVTSIDGVQQGDTVTMIGQDGGETITASQIAGRCGTVTNEILSRLGSRVERVYTGQ, from the coding sequence ATGATGCTAACGCATGGGTTGCTTTCCAGATATCATTCACTTCCAACGGTTGTGATGGCCCCAATCCGCTCAAATAATAAAAAGAAACAATACGTACCCGTCATGCCTTCAAACAGCAGCCAAAAGGAAGCTTCACGTGACAGGGCTTGGGCGGAAATAAATCTGGAGCATGTAAGACATAATGCAGCAGAGCTTCAGTGGCTTTTGCCCTCGAAATCCAAAATCATGGCAGTCGTCAAAGCCAATGCCTATGGGCATGGAAGCATTGAGGTAGCTAGATGTCTAAACCAGCAAGGAACCAACCATTTTGCCGTTGCGGAAATCGGGGAAGGGATCCGCTTGCGGAAGCAGGGGATCCTTGGAGAGATTTTAATATTGGGATATACCTCCCCTGAGCTTGCATCCGAGCTGGCAAAATACCGGCTGACGCAAACCCTGGTGAGCAGGGAATACGGCGAGGCGCTGGAGGCTTGCAACGTTCGTCTCAACGTTCATATCAAAATCGACACCGGCATGAACCGTCTGGGAGAGCCTTATCAGGAGCTGGAATCGATTATGAAGTGTTATCAATTTCCGCATCTGCATGTCACCGGTACATTCAGTCACTTATCCATGTCCGACAGCCTGTCACAGGCAGAAAGTGATTTTACACAGCTGCAGCTTCAGCATTTTGACGAGGTGATCAGCCACCTAAAAGCAGCAAAGTTCGATCCTGGGCAGGTTCATATCCAGAGCAGCTATGGCATTCTGAATTACCCTGAGGTTTGCTACGATCTGGTCCGCCCCGGTATTGCGCTGTACGGACTGCTGAGTCATGAGGGGAATGAAGTGCGATCCCATGCCGATCTGCGGCCAGTCCTCTCTCTAAAAGCAACCGTAACCCAGGTAAAAGAGGTAGGAGCACACCATCCGGTCGGATATGGCTACAACTTTCTACCTTCCCATGATATCCGGATCGCCACAGTTTCCATTGGCTACGCCGACGGTATTCCGAGATCGCTTTCCGATCATGGCGGGTATGTTCTTATCCGCGGGCAGCGGGCGAGCATTATTGGCAGTATTTGTATGGATCAATTAACAGTAGACGTTACCTCCATCGATGGCGTCCAGCAGGGTGACACGGTCACGATGATTGGGCAAGACGGTGGGGAAACCATTACTGCCAGCCAAATTGCAGGACGCTGCGGAACGGTGACCAATGAGATTTTGAGCCGCCTGGGCAGCCGGGTTGAGAGGGTTTATACGGGGCAATGA
- a CDS encoding D-alanyl-D-alanine carboxypeptidase family protein has product MMGTTTDRVIRIDPKMVHRGHLILVNSEHPLQYVIHPKNLMQVTDITHASMEEKNMRLERTCLQQLDAWFTACQAKKHTGIVSGYRTRMEQQRIYDQSYAENGPIFTASYVAQPDESEHQTGLAVDIGELKAGVDYLCPSFPEHGVYAEFRQQAAEYGFIQRYQQGKEHLTHIACEPWHFRYVGVPHAIIMEQYGMCLEEYTEYMKQFTLNGPHLFKKYKNHLFEMYVVEMGEEEKEIIIGMNPGTRVEVSGNNMNGCMITIFHEQGETNR; this is encoded by the coding sequence ATGATGGGTACAACAACAGACCGCGTGATCCGTATCGATCCGAAAATGGTTCACCGCGGACATTTGATCCTGGTCAATTCGGAGCATCCACTGCAATATGTGATCCACCCCAAAAATTTAATGCAAGTCACAGACATTACGCATGCAAGCATGGAAGAAAAAAATATGCGCCTCGAGCGGACATGCTTGCAGCAGCTGGATGCATGGTTCACGGCATGTCAGGCCAAAAAGCATACGGGCATCGTAAGCGGCTACCGTACGCGTATGGAGCAGCAGCGTATTTACGACCAGTCTTACGCGGAAAATGGCCCGATCTTCACCGCGAGCTATGTGGCGCAGCCTGATGAAAGTGAGCATCAGACGGGTCTGGCTGTAGATATCGGCGAACTGAAAGCTGGAGTGGATTACCTCTGTCCGTCCTTCCCTGAACATGGCGTATATGCAGAATTTCGCCAGCAGGCAGCTGAGTACGGATTCATCCAGCGCTATCAGCAGGGGAAGGAGCATCTGACCCATATCGCCTGCGAGCCCTGGCATTTCCGTTATGTAGGTGTCCCGCATGCCATCATCATGGAGCAATACGGCATGTGCCTTGAAGAATATACGGAGTATATGAAGCAGTTCACGTTAAACGGTCCGCATTTATTCAAAAAATATAAGAATCATTTGTTCGAGATGTATGTTGTGGAAATGGGAGAAGAAGAGAAGGAAATCATCATCGGCATGAATCCGGGTACCCGGGTGGAGGTCTCCGGCAATAACATGAACGGTTGTATGATTACGATCTTTCATGAACAGGGGGAGACAAACCGATGA
- the vanG gene encoding D-alanine--D-serine ligase VanG: MQKKTVAVLFGGCSTEYEVSLKSAASVIDHLDMSKYDLVLIGITREGIWFRYGGSTEEIREDRWQTHPSCIPAFISPSRELAGIVELAGTEYRVTPVDVVFPVLHGKNGEDGTMQGLLELAGIPFVGCDTLSSAVCMDKGIASQLVRAAGIDAAKSMTVYAGDDLYTAVKEAEPLGFPLFIKPARSGSSFGITKAYDMLELMDGIRSAFKHDKKVIIEQNIPGFEVGCAVLGDADPMIAEIDEIELKSEFFDYDEKYSLISSKIHLPARISEEVAARVKETALLIYRSLGCTGLARVDMFISEDGHIVFNEVNTMPGFTAASRYPNMMRASHISYPGLMDQLIQLAMARGTNS, from the coding sequence ATACAAAAGAAAACGGTCGCTGTACTGTTCGGCGGCTGCTCGACGGAATATGAAGTATCGCTGAAGTCTGCGGCTTCGGTGATTGATCATTTGGACATGTCAAAATACGATCTGGTTCTGATTGGCATTACGAGGGAAGGCATCTGGTTCAGATATGGCGGTAGTACGGAGGAAATCCGTGAAGACCGCTGGCAGACGCATCCCAGCTGCATTCCTGCATTCATTTCTCCGAGCCGGGAGCTGGCAGGAATTGTAGAGCTGGCGGGTACGGAATATCGTGTGACTCCGGTGGATGTCGTATTTCCGGTGCTGCATGGCAAGAACGGCGAGGATGGAACGATGCAGGGACTGCTGGAGCTGGCGGGAATTCCTTTTGTCGGCTGCGATACACTGTCTTCGGCGGTGTGTATGGACAAGGGGATCGCAAGCCAGCTCGTGAGGGCTGCAGGGATCGATGCAGCAAAGTCAATGACCGTATATGCCGGAGATGATCTGTATACAGCGGTAAAAGAGGCCGAACCGCTCGGGTTTCCCCTATTTATTAAGCCAGCTCGTTCCGGATCTTCATTTGGCATTACCAAAGCATATGACATGCTGGAGCTGATGGATGGCATCCGTTCTGCCTTCAAGCACGACAAAAAGGTTATTATTGAGCAAAATATTCCTGGTTTTGAGGTGGGCTGCGCCGTACTTGGCGATGCAGATCCGATGATCGCGGAAATCGATGAGATTGAGCTGAAAAGCGAGTTTTTTGATTATGATGAGAAATATTCCTTAATCTCTTCGAAAATCCACCTACCGGCCAGAATTTCCGAAGAAGTGGCTGCAAGGGTCAAGGAAACGGCGCTTTTGATATACCGCTCGCTAGGCTGTACAGGCCTGGCCAGAGTGGACATGTTCATCAGCGAGGATGGTCACATTGTGTTTAACGAGGTCAATACGATGCCGGGATTTACGGCGGCAAGCCGCTACCCGAATATGATGCGTGCAAGCCATATTTCATACCCTGGGCTGATGGATCAACTGATCCAACTAGCCATGGCAAGGGGGACGAACTCATGA